From one Microlunatus sp. Gsoil 973 genomic stretch:
- a CDS encoding DEAD/DEAH box helicase produces MAGTATQTAEILDRTIRAVAGPQARAREDQARAVTALVDEHKRVLVVQATGWGKSAVYWGATAALRAGGAGPTLVVSPLLALMRDQISAAERAGLRAATINSTNVDDWESIFSDLDADRLDVLLVSPERLGNPRFADRLPRLLSRCGLLVIDEAHCVSDWGFDFRPDYQRLTRALLALAPQTPVLATTATANQRVTADVARQLGTDTVTFRGSLARSSLRLAVVPELAPLERYAWVAEALCALPGSGIVYVLTVAEADRVAAFLNQYLAEQGLAGQRQQVAAYTGQTENRTELEDQLRDNRIKALVATSALGMGYDKPDLAFCIHLGSPASPVAYYQQVGRAGRALDEAVAVLVPSVSDERIWEYFATAGIPDPDQVDRVLEVVGDEPQSEAAISTATGVRPGRLSTLLKILATDDAVDKVPGGWLATGKGWTYDDGKWSELRRVRAAEADLMRHYAHGDGCLMQFLQQALDDPDPSPCGRCSVCTGDLPAPGPRPDPDTVRAAQHFFRGLDVVIEPRKLWPSRIDGVKGKINFLAEGRAIAYADDPAWQQTLATLWQRDAVAPREVLDGAVEVLKRWSRGWQRPVAVVPMPSRRFPILINSIAGHLGQVGRLPVVDALGIVGRRPTDDATSATRVRELLDGLALRQGVAFDGAVLLVDDTIRTRWTLTVAGKLITDAGATTVLPFAVHQLP; encoded by the coding sequence ATGGCCGGCACCGCAACGCAGACCGCAGAGATCCTCGACCGCACGATCCGGGCGGTCGCGGGTCCACAGGCACGAGCGCGCGAGGACCAGGCGCGCGCGGTCACTGCGCTGGTCGACGAGCACAAGCGTGTGCTGGTGGTGCAGGCGACTGGTTGGGGCAAGTCGGCCGTCTACTGGGGCGCGACTGCGGCGTTGCGCGCCGGCGGTGCCGGGCCGACGCTGGTCGTCTCACCCCTGCTGGCCCTGATGCGCGACCAGATCTCGGCCGCGGAGCGTGCGGGTCTGCGGGCGGCGACCATCAATTCGACCAATGTCGACGACTGGGAGTCGATCTTCTCCGATCTCGACGCCGACCGGTTGGACGTGCTGTTGGTCTCACCGGAGCGGCTGGGCAATCCCCGGTTCGCCGACCGGCTGCCCCGACTCCTCTCCCGCTGCGGTCTGCTAGTCATCGACGAGGCACATTGTGTCTCGGACTGGGGATTCGACTTCCGTCCGGACTACCAGCGGCTGACCAGGGCACTGCTGGCGCTGGCGCCCCAGACGCCCGTCCTGGCCACCACAGCGACCGCCAACCAGCGGGTCACCGCCGACGTGGCCCGGCAGCTCGGCACGGACACCGTCACGTTCCGCGGCTCGCTGGCCAGGTCGTCCCTGCGGTTGGCCGTGGTGCCGGAGTTGGCGCCGCTCGAACGGTACGCCTGGGTCGCCGAGGCGCTGTGCGCGCTGCCGGGTTCCGGCATCGTGTACGTGTTGACCGTTGCCGAGGCGGACCGCGTCGCGGCCTTCCTGAACCAGTACCTGGCCGAACAGGGTCTTGCCGGTCAGCGTCAGCAGGTCGCGGCGTACACCGGACAGACCGAGAACCGTACTGAGCTCGAAGATCAACTTCGGGACAACAGGATCAAGGCGCTGGTTGCCACGTCCGCGCTCGGCATGGGGTACGACAAACCCGATCTTGCGTTCTGCATCCATCTGGGTTCACCCGCCTCGCCGGTCGCCTACTACCAACAGGTCGGACGCGCCGGCCGGGCACTCGACGAGGCGGTTGCCGTGCTCGTGCCGTCGGTCTCCGACGAGCGAATCTGGGAATACTTCGCCACCGCAGGGATCCCGGACCCCGATCAGGTCGATCGGGTGCTGGAGGTGGTCGGCGACGAACCGCAGTCGGAGGCCGCGATCAGCACCGCGACCGGGGTCCGGCCGGGCCGGTTGTCGACCCTGCTGAAGATCCTCGCCACCGACGACGCCGTGGACAAGGTGCCCGGTGGCTGGCTCGCGACCGGAAAGGGCTGGACCTACGACGACGGCAAATGGTCCGAACTGCGCCGGGTCCGGGCCGCGGAGGCCGATCTGATGCGCCATTACGCCCACGGTGACGGGTGCCTGATGCAGTTCCTGCAGCAGGCCCTCGACGACCCGGATCCGTCACCGTGCGGCCGGTGTTCGGTCTGTACCGGTGACTTGCCCGCGCCGGGTCCGCGCCCCGACCCGGACACCGTACGTGCCGCCCAGCACTTCTTCCGCGGGCTGGATGTGGTGATCGAACCACGCAAGCTCTGGCCGTCCAGGATCGATGGCGTCAAGGGGAAGATCAACTTCCTGGCCGAGGGCCGGGCGATCGCGTACGCCGACGACCCGGCCTGGCAGCAGACATTGGCAACCCTCTGGCAGCGGGATGCTGTGGCACCGCGGGAGGTCCTGGACGGAGCCGTCGAGGTGCTGAAACGCTGGTCACGCGGCTGGCAGCGGCCGGTCGCCGTCGTCCCGATGCCGTCCCGGCGGTTCCCGATCTTGATCAATTCGATCGCCGGTCACCTGGGTCAGGTGGGACGGTTGCCGGTTGTCGACGCCCTGGGGATCGTCGGCCGCCGTCCGACCGACGACGCGACCTCGGCCACCCGGGTCCGCGAGCTGCTCGACGGTCTGGCTCTTCGGCAGGGCGTCGCCTTCGACGGCGCGGTGTTGCTGGTCGACGACACCATCCGGACCCGCTGGACACTGACCGTCGCCGGGAAGTTGATCACCGACGCCGGGGCGACCACTGTGTTGCCGTTCGCCGTCCATCAGCTGCCGTGA
- a CDS encoding Gfo/Idh/MocA family protein, whose protein sequence is MADSDRPVIGIVGGGIRGSMYAAAVRQHPAADLAGICESDTGRADRLSQEFSVPVHADLGSMIADLPELTALVVATPDFAHREVALLGIEHGLDLMIEKPLATSGEDARAIVAAAESVGRMIMVGFENRWNPRFVRIRQDLAEAGSPMVNQVINLNDTSYVPTGMLGWAARSSPGWFLMPHTLDLACWLSGARPTEVYARGRRGFLDARRVPTWDAITATFGMSDGSLLVLNSQWVLPQSYPAVFDFRYELHTETASYQIDVADSGVTRYDGDGISRPQFGVIEQPKLSGVPIDMINSFIDRLNGADLDLPDGRHGELITLAIEAVHTSISEGRPITIR, encoded by the coding sequence ATGGCGGACTCGGACCGGCCGGTGATCGGAATCGTCGGCGGCGGTATCCGCGGGTCGATGTATGCGGCTGCGGTTCGTCAGCACCCGGCGGCCGACCTGGCCGGGATCTGTGAATCCGACACCGGGCGGGCGGACCGGCTGTCCCAGGAGTTCTCCGTGCCGGTCCATGCCGATCTGGGATCGATGATCGCCGACCTGCCGGAGCTGACCGCGCTGGTGGTCGCCACCCCGGACTTCGCCCATCGCGAAGTCGCGCTGCTCGGTATCGAGCACGGACTGGATCTGATGATCGAGAAACCGCTGGCCACCTCGGGCGAGGACGCCCGGGCGATCGTCGCAGCCGCCGAGTCCGTCGGCAGGATGATCATGGTCGGCTTCGAGAACCGGTGGAATCCGCGGTTCGTCCGGATCCGGCAGGACCTGGCCGAGGCGGGGTCGCCGATGGTCAACCAGGTGATCAATCTCAACGACACCAGCTATGTGCCGACCGGGATGCTGGGATGGGCGGCACGGTCCTCACCCGGCTGGTTCCTGATGCCGCACACCCTCGATCTTGCCTGCTGGTTGTCCGGCGCACGGCCGACGGAGGTGTACGCCCGTGGCCGGCGCGGGTTCCTTGATGCCAGGAGGGTGCCCACCTGGGATGCGATCACGGCGACCTTCGGCATGTCGGACGGATCGTTGCTGGTGTTGAACTCCCAGTGGGTGTTGCCGCAAAGTTATCCGGCGGTCTTCGACTTCCGGTACGAGTTGCACACCGAGACCGCCAGCTACCAGATCGACGTCGCCGACTCCGGTGTGACCCGCTACGACGGCGACGGCATCAGCCGGCCACAGTTCGGAGTGATCGAGCAGCCGAAGCTGTCCGGAGTGCCGATCGACATGATCAACAGCTTCATCGACCGGTTGAACGGCGCCGATCTCGACCTGCCCGACGGTCGGCACGGCGAGTTGATCACCCTGGCGATCGAAGCCGTCCACACCAGCATCTCCGAGGGGCGACCGATCACGATCCGGTGA
- a CDS encoding YafY family protein, whose product MDLPEDRRSAVDEAGSRILIDAGGWATGPEPLPCLETVHRAVLADRRLRVHYLPRPGRRPGVRTVDPYGLLQAAGTWYLIAAHRGRPRTYRISRMVSAAILPQPSNRPHDLDLAGLWERLRAEYADASPVIMIRIRVPARFVDLVRRNLAIQLAGPPTVTPDGDSMIIEAPVTGLRGTTGMLAGFGSMIEVLQPQELIDSLLEVADQLKKLYD is encoded by the coding sequence ATGGACCTCCCCGAGGACCGGCGCAGTGCGGTGGATGAGGCCGGCAGCCGGATCCTGATCGATGCCGGCGGCTGGGCCACCGGGCCGGAGCCGTTGCCCTGCCTGGAAACCGTGCACCGGGCGGTGCTCGCCGACCGCCGGTTGCGCGTGCACTACCTTCCCCGGCCGGGCAGGAGACCGGGGGTGCGCACAGTGGATCCGTACGGACTGCTGCAGGCCGCCGGGACCTGGTACCTGATCGCCGCCCACCGGGGACGGCCCCGCACCTACCGGATCTCCCGGATGGTCTCGGCCGCGATCCTGCCGCAGCCCAGCAATCGGCCGCACGATCTTGATCTTGCCGGTCTGTGGGAACGTCTCCGCGCCGAGTACGCCGATGCCTCACCGGTGATCATGATCAGAATCAGGGTCCCGGCGCGGTTCGTCGACCTGGTCCGGCGCAATCTCGCCATCCAACTCGCCGGGCCGCCGACAGTCACTCCGGACGGGGATTCCATGATCATCGAAGCGCCGGTGACCGGTCTGCGTGGCACGACAGGGATGCTCGCCGGCTTCGGCTCCATGATCGAAGTACTTCAACCACAGGAACTGATCGACTCGCTGCTCGAGGTCGCCGACCAGCTCAAGAAGCTGTACGACTAG
- a CDS encoding HAD-IIA family hydrolase has protein sequence MDGSRPVHSWLTDMDGVLVHENSAQPGAAEFIAALQENALRFLVLTNNSIYTARDLRARLLASGIEVPEEAIWTSALATAQFLSEQTPHGSAFVIGEAGLTTALHDAGFVLTETDPDYVVLGETRTYSFAAITRAIRLLERGAKFIATNPDATGPSPEGSLPATGSVAALITRATGLAPYYVGKPNPLMMRSALNRLQAHSETTIMIGDRMDTDVIAGIEAGMRTILVLTGSTAREQVGGFPYHPTMVKESIAEVVPMIKELTEVTSDD, from the coding sequence ATGGATGGGAGCAGGCCGGTACACAGTTGGCTGACCGACATGGACGGTGTGCTGGTCCACGAGAACAGCGCACAGCCCGGAGCGGCCGAATTCATCGCCGCACTGCAGGAGAACGCGCTGCGGTTCCTGGTGCTGACCAACAACTCGATCTACACCGCGCGGGATCTCAGGGCTCGGTTGCTGGCCAGCGGCATCGAGGTGCCGGAGGAAGCGATCTGGACATCGGCGTTGGCGACCGCACAGTTCCTCTCCGAGCAGACGCCCCACGGGTCAGCCTTCGTGATCGGCGAGGCAGGACTGACCACCGCGTTGCACGATGCCGGCTTCGTCCTCACCGAGACCGATCCAGACTACGTCGTGCTCGGTGAGACCCGCACCTACTCGTTCGCGGCGATCACCCGGGCCATCCGGCTGCTGGAACGGGGCGCGAAGTTCATCGCCACCAACCCGGATGCGACCGGCCCGTCCCCGGAAGGGTCGTTGCCGGCGACCGGGTCGGTGGCTGCGCTGATCACCCGGGCCACCGGTTTGGCGCCGTACTACGTCGGTAAGCCGAACCCGCTGATGATGCGGTCGGCACTGAACCGGCTGCAGGCCCATTCCGAGACGACGATCATGATCGGGGACCGGATGGACACCGACGTGATCGCCGGGATCGAGGCAGGCATGCGGACCATCCTGGTGCTGACCGGGTCGACCGCCCGCGAGCAGGTCGGTGGCTTCCCGTACCACCCGACGATGGTCAAGGAGTCGATCGCCGAGGTCGTGCCGATGATCAAGGAGTTGACCGAAGTCACCTCCGACGACTAG